The Maylandia zebra isolate NMK-2024a linkage group LG1, Mzebra_GT3a, whole genome shotgun sequence DNA segment ataaatccagctttgtgtctttttcattatagctgaagtccgggacaaactgcgtctcttctcagctcaacacgaaacgcgtaatattttctctgatgaTTCCGTTTTtacaggacggttggcaactctactaactaaccttatgaataaagtaaagttcactatcagtaacatcatagcaccacccagctgtataggaACTCTGTCAGTacaagttattgtaactgactgtaaaaagtcagcataacgaaaataaactccacctaaacttggttcatatctgacccagatagattgcaggtcataacttcttacctgaagttcagttcacctgacactcggaccggcggccgcctcggggctctcctcctcctgcctcccctttccctcatccacctgctggcctcagtgggagctccgccatagccaccaccaaacaacttcttacacatctgccagcatctggccaatccaccacctttcattgtttatactgttacaaacaaacaaaaaaccatcggcccataaaaacgaaaaatcaccaaatgcccggtatgcccatGGCCAGTCTATGCATTAGTTGTAATAACGTAATTCGTTTAAATTAATTTAGGCTATTTTTAGCCTCACTAGGCTTTGGTGCAGAGGTTCACTGAGAGGTTAACGAGTGTGTGTAATTTTTCTATTACAGTATCATATATACTTACTGTACTGTAATGTACTTAGAATATTATTATCATATTATTATACAGGTAAATCAGTATCCTAGTAATTATTCATATTGGTGTTGGTGATATttgcaaaaacatttaaacagtcaTAAATTAATTGTTGGCCTGTAATCTGTGAAAAAAGTGTTAGACATCTCTCTCATGAATAATTCATTCActttccacaaaaaaaaaagaaatcctatCTCAAGGCAGAAGCTGCCTTGATAATAGCTGAGTTATCAGTTTTTAGCAACAGAAATGTCTTTTTCCAGAGAGACGTGGCCAACAAATGTAACGTCACAGTTATAGAAACATGATTTAAGTGACCAAAAAGGACAAAATAGATATAATAACTCAATAAATCAGAGTCACAAATATATTCTATGTATTTCATATATACCTATTATTATAGTATacagtcaaaacaaaacaaaaacaaagaaacttcGGAAAtgactttttggcacaacaccggcagGTGGCAGTATTTCACCTTTAAGCTTTTTTGACACGCgtcagaaggagaagaagaagaaccgGGACGTGTTCGTCAGCACTGGATGTTCCGGTTGTTTACAACCAGGAAATCTGTCAGTTTGTGAACCGGGACTCCGTGAACCTGCAGCGGTAAACATGGCGGCGGTGGACGTGGAGGATGAGAGCATCCTGGCGTCCATCTTTAAGGACAGCTTCCCGGACAGCTGGAGGGACAACCCGGACTTCGCGGCCTACCTGTCGGAGCTCAGCTCCTTCGGGGTGGAGAAGCTGGGTCGGGAGCCGGAGAGGCTGGCGGAGGAGCGGGCTCAGATCCTGCAGCAGACCCGGGAGCTGGCCTTCTCCAACTACCAGACCTTCATCCGCACCGCCGACtgcaccgagcacatctaccgGGACTTCGGGCGGGTGGAGAGCAGCGTGTCCCGGCTGCTGGACAAGCTGCCCCGCTTCGGAGAGAATTGCAGGTCGGTGGCTCCCTGTGGAGGGGATGTCAGCAGGAGGAAACTGGGGTCTATAAAAGTGTCATCATTTACTGTTAGGTTAATAAAAACtttagatattttttaaaaagcacacagGATGAACTGATCAAGGAGAGAGAtgcagattattattattgtagctcaCTGTAGGATCACAAAGTGAATAACTTAGTTATTTTCTTAGGAATATGCCACAGAAGGTGAATTGACTGGGaataaaacagcagcagattAATTTCCCTTGAGCTGGCTCGTCAGCCtcctttcagaataaaaaacAGGCAGCCAGACTTTAGCCACAACCAGAACAAAACTACAGACTGGGAACATTAATGAAAGATAATAAAAGGTTCTTAGAGCTATAAAGTGTTACACATAgttgtgtttttgctgttgtgCTGTCTCTCTGAGCTTTGGGGGCTCATTTTGTTTTCAGGCACTTCATGAAAGAGGCGGAGGAGATCGGAGCAAGCCGCCGGATGAACAGCCTCACTCTGAACCGCCACACGGAGATCCTGGAGATTCTGGAGATTCCTCAGCTCATGGACACCTGCGTCCGCAACGGCTACTACGAAGAGGCTCTGGAGCTGGCGGCATACGTGAAGAGGCTGGAGAAGAAACACTCGTCGCTGCCCGTCATCCAGGTGAGTCCAGACCAGGCTGACCAAAAAGCGggtgtgtttggggtttttttactgCCTGAATGAAACTCTAAATGTTATTTAGGAAAATGAACTGTTAGGGCTAAATAAACGttacttttctttgattttctgTCGTGTGATGTTGGagaaaaaatgttcaaataaacAATTACACGTGTGAAGAGAATTAAAGAGCTCAGGCTCCAGACCGCTCTGAATACTCAGTTTTCTTTTGTTACGTGCACAGCTAACAAGCTCTGGGTGTTGCCCCTCAGCAGGCTTCCAGGTGTTGGCCAGCTGGAATAAAGCAGGCTTTCAGAGAAGGTGAAAAAGCTAAAATGTGACTGCGGGAGGTTGTTGATGGGGCTCAGGTTCAGGTACAGGCTGGAAATCGCTAGTTTAAACTCTAAATTGACAAAAACTGGAGAAAAACAGTTGAGAAACTTTCTCTTTGCTGAGatataaaacagaaaaggtCACTGTGGAGAACATCTAATGTTTCGGCTCCTCTAACCTTTGACCGTCTCCATCTTTAGGGTATCGTGCGTGAAGTGCGTCAGTCGGCTCAGCTGATGCTCAACCAGCTGTTGCAGCAGCTCCGCAGCAACTCCCAGCTTCCCGTGTGCCTCCGCGTCATCGGTTACCTGCGGCGTATGGACGTGTTCACGGAGGCGGAGCTGCGGGTGAAGTTCCTGCAGGCTCGCAGCACTTGGCTGCACTCCATCCTCGCCGCCATCCCTGAAAACGATGCTTACTTTCACATCACCAAGACCATCGAGGCCTGCAGGGTGCACATGTTTGACATCATCACCCAGTACAGAGCCATCTTCTCTGACGAGGACCCGCTAGTGCCCCCCGCCGGTGGGCTCATGGCTGTGAACGAGGGCGCCATCTTCCACGGCTGGGTGGTGCACAAGGTGGCAGAGTTCCTGGAGACCTTAGAGAGGGACCTGCAGCGGGGTGTGGGCAGCCGCCTGGACTCCCTGCTGGGTCAGTGCATGTACTTCGGTTTGTCCTTCAGCAGGGTGGGGGCGGACTTCCGCGGGCAGCTGGCGCCCATGTTCCAGCGGGTGGCGGTGGACACGTTCCGCGGAGCCGTGAAGGAGGCGGTGGAAAAGTTCCAGGAGGACATGAACCTGTACACCCTCATCGCCCTGCCCTCAGTGCTGGCAGGGACCATCCCCGTCGTAGCCCCCGCCCCGCAGCCCGGCACCCTGCAGCCCCCAATGTCCCTGCTGGACTTCCAGCCGCTCGCCTGCTTTCTCAACAACATCCTGACCGCCTTCAACGACCTCCGCCTCTGCTGCCCCATCGGAGTGGTGGAGAATGTCACCAAATGCCTGGAGGAAGCCCTGAAGATGGTGAGCAGCTGGATCTTTGGTGTAATCTGGGTTAAAGTCAGACTGATGCTGGATTAACAGCTGCTGACGGTGTCGTTTTTTGTCAGGTGACCCGTCAGATTCTGGTGTTTCACCGGGCGGAGGAGACGGCCTTCAGCAGCCGGGAGAAGGAGCTGTTTATTCAGTTCTGCTGTGCGTACGCTGAAGACCTGCTGCCCTTCCTGAACCGCTGCCTGCAGGTCCTGTTTCCACCGGCTCAGCTCGCTCTCATCCTGGGTGAGGACTCGCAGCAACGTCTGAGTTTGTTTCTTCGTTTAAAACGGACGCGGTGATGCTGAAGACGTTTAACGACGGGCCTGGAAGTGAAGCCGTTATTCCAATAATGCGGTCTCAGTTTAAACTGTTGTCCTTGCGTTGTTGTTCTTGTTGGTCACCTTCGGTCTCGGGCTGGAAACCGCATGAACGTACATGgtagactgtacataaaagatgggcGTAGCCACTGGGACATTTGTGAAACCATGGTCTGAATTTGGAGTAATGACCGCTTCAGCCTGTAGGGGGCACTAATAAAACCACAAAATCACCACACAAGCTTTTTTTGTGTAGTAAAGTTAAACTTTTGGTCCAATCAGTCAATGAGAAGAAAACTTCACAAAATTagtttaaaagagaaaaaaatctttaacctctttttctttttttgccctgGACTCTCTTCTCAAAGTTATTCTTTGTAATGGCTAAAATAGCTTAAGAAGTGCTGAGCAGCAGAGTTTGGtctgaatcaaatctgttgtcTCTCCGCAGGTGTTCCTCCCACCCAGCTGCACAAGTACGGCCATCTGGGCTCCATCGACCTCGCCACAGTCCTCGAGCCTCTGGACTTCCTGCTTCCTCAGAAGGAGCCGCCGGTGCCAGAGGTCGACATTACGGCAGAATTGAGCAGCCTGACGTTTGACATGGAGCCCAAAGAACCGGCGCCGACCCCATCCGATGTCAGAGACTCCAAACCCGGAGCTGAACTGACAAAGACAGAGTTTAAAGAGCCGAAGCAGGACGAGGAGTGAAGGCGAGGAAACGCTGGCTCTAAACTGTATCCTGTGACGGACATCTGTCAAAACTgaagcattaaaatatttttatatatgtgAGAAAAAGGCTTTAATGGTGACATTTCTTCTCTTATTTAAAGGTTTACTCACTAACGTAGAAGGAAAATAAGCAAATAGTTTAGTTTGCTTCTTTTTCCATCGATGATGGAGTCCACCTGATTTTAACTCTGCTCCCGGAGATCTTCAGCTCGTTCTCGTCCTTTAAGAAGGAAAAActgaatgtttgtgttttcctggtAACGTGTCAGAAATGTGAGAAAACCAAAAGTTTGGTTTATTATAGGAAAGTCCTGAAGGGCAGAAACTGACTCTGCATTTTCATCCAGCATCGGCCTCATCTTTGAGCTTTTTCTGCTGAGGCAGCTGGGAGTTGTAGTCCGTCAGCTGGGAGTTGTAGTCCGTCAGCTGGGAGTTGTAGTCCGTCAGCTGTGTCTGATTTACATGGTGGGTTTGTTAAACTGTCTGGACACTTAAATCTTTCACTTTGATTCAAAGATTCATTGGAAATCAATAAAGATCAATTATATTGACGAGTCAGTCTCATGTTTAAAGGAGCGTACTGCAGTTTCTGCACAGTCACGGTCAGTCTGAGCTGATCTCCACCTGTCTGGAATATCTGAAGATAAACTCAAGGATCTCCACCTTCACAGATCTACAGGTGAGCACCTCGTGGACGCTACTTCCACCAACTAACAGCCTTACTACACCTGCCTGTTAGGTCttattttcctgtttaaaaatataaacctTCCAGTGATCAtgttctccctctgcgtcgtgTTTGAATCGTtggtttttgtgtaattttactGTCAGACGGCGACGGGACAATTCAATGATGTAATGCTGTGTTACCATAGAAACACAGcatttctggcacaacttcagTGACTCACAAGGTGCAACGAGAAGATAAAGGCGTAAAAGGTCCAGCACTATGCGGCACACAGTGGTGTTAACCACACGCCAAAGCATGAAATTGTAAtcaataataaagtttatttatgtCGAACATGTGGCCCTCGGCCCCAGAGGCAGCCCACTGAAGGGTCACGTTTGGTCCGGCTTTACAAAGTGAAAACTGCAGAGAAGTCGGTTTGCGTTTTTCAGTGCAGGACCCCGACGTTACAGGACAGTTAGAAATGTTTCTCATGATGATGTTTTTATCATAAAGATGTAAAATACTGAAGATCAGCCATAAACACTGAGCTGGAAACTATAACGTAGTTCAAGCAGACTCGCTGTGAA contains these protein-coding regions:
- the LOC112432283 gene encoding conserved oligomeric Golgi complex subunit 8-like — its product is MAAVDVEDESILASIFKDSFPDSWRDNPDFAAYLSELSSFGVEKLGREPERLAEERAQILQQTRELAFSNYQTFIRTADCTEHIYRDFGRVESSVSRLLDKLPRFGENCRHFMKEAEEIGASRRMNSLTLNRHTEILEILEIPQLMDTCVRNGYYEEALELAAYVKRLEKKHSSLPVIQGIVREVRQSAQLMLNQLLQQLRSNSQLPVCLRVIGYLRRMDVFTEAELRVKFLQARSTWLHSILAAIPENDAYFHITKTIEACRVHMFDIITQYRAIFSDEDPLVPPAGGLMAVNEGAIFHGWVVHKVAEFLETLERDLQRGVGSRLDSLLGQCMYFGLSFSRVGADFRGQLAPMFQRVAVDTFRGAVKEAVEKFQEDMNLYTLIALPSVLAGTIPVVAPAPQPGTLQPPMSLLDFQPLACFLNNILTAFNDLRLCCPIGVVENVTKCLEEALKMVTRQILVFHRAEETAFSSREKELFIQFCCAYAEDLLPFLNRCLQVLFPPAQLALILGVPPTQLHKYGHLGSIDLATVLEPLDFLLPQKEPPVPEVDITAELSSLTFDMEPKEPAPTPSDVRDSKPGAELTKTEFKEPKQDEE